In one window of Tenacibaculum mesophilum DNA:
- a CDS encoding IS110 family RNA-guided transposase, producing the protein MSKNKQFLGIDVSKDVLDVYDYQGNWYQFKNDASGFKELLLITTDLTHCIMEATGYYHVRLAYFLTEKGVLLSVENPLKVKRFIQMNLSKVKTDKSDAKQLYNYGVSQSPSIWKGDSKEQQECLQIVRLLSVYTKQSTQLKNKLHGESVLGTPSKLVVNSLKRQLKNIQKEIVKLEDLLLENVKKSYQEEITLLKSIPGIGGKTALMLLVFTDGFKRFTSAKELCSYAGITPTIRESGSSIKGRPRISKMGNPKLRNLLFMCSFNACKYNKACRELYDRIVAKGKSKKLALIAVCNKLLKQAFAIVKSGLPYDANYKSTLV; encoded by the coding sequence ATGAGTAAAAATAAACAATTTTTAGGAATCGATGTAAGTAAAGACGTTTTAGATGTATATGATTATCAAGGAAATTGGTATCAGTTTAAAAATGATGCATCAGGTTTTAAAGAGCTGTTGTTAATCACAACTGATTTAACACATTGTATAATGGAAGCTACAGGATATTATCATGTACGCTTAGCTTATTTTTTAACAGAAAAAGGAGTTTTGTTATCGGTAGAAAATCCGTTGAAGGTTAAGCGTTTTATTCAGATGAATTTATCAAAAGTAAAGACGGATAAGAGTGATGCAAAGCAGTTATATAATTATGGCGTAAGTCAATCTCCTTCTATATGGAAAGGAGATAGTAAGGAACAACAAGAATGTTTACAAATAGTACGTTTGTTGAGTGTTTATACGAAACAATCTACTCAATTAAAGAACAAGCTTCATGGCGAATCAGTATTAGGAACTCCCTCAAAATTGGTAGTTAATTCCTTAAAAAGGCAGCTGAAAAACATACAAAAAGAGATAGTTAAATTAGAAGATTTGTTGCTAGAGAACGTAAAAAAGAGTTATCAAGAAGAAATAACTTTATTAAAGTCTATTCCAGGAATAGGGGGTAAAACAGCATTAATGTTATTAGTTTTTACCGATGGATTTAAGCGTTTTACTTCAGCAAAAGAGTTGTGTAGTTACGCAGGTATTACACCCACTATTAGAGAATCAGGCAGTAGTATAAAAGGACGCCCTCGAATAAGTAAAATGGGGAATCCAAAGCTTAGAAATTTATTATTTATGTGTAGCTTTAATGCTTGTAAATACAACAAAGCATGTAGAGAACTTTATGACCGAATAGTTGCTAAAGGTAAGAGTAAAAAACTAGCTTTAATAGCGGTGTGTAATAAGCTACTAAAACAAGCTTTTGCCATTGTAAAGAGTGGTTTGCCTTATGACGCAAATTATAAAAGTACGTTGGTTTAA
- a CDS encoding TetR/AcrR family transcriptional regulator yields MSSPRERILETVAHLFHQQGYNSTGINQVIKEAKVAKASFYQHFKSKDALCVDFLNNRHEFWFKELFKFTSKSKNSKDTILLSFDFVAHMNTKEDFRGCSFLNILSEISKEQETILLVIQSHKKELNNFFQELTDNELLATHIYLLFESAIIESQLFKSNEIVYKSKKIIQNLL; encoded by the coding sequence ATGAGTAGCCCTAGAGAACGTATATTAGAAACTGTAGCGCATTTATTTCATCAACAAGGTTATAACAGCACGGGTATTAACCAAGTTATTAAAGAAGCTAAAGTAGCCAAAGCAAGTTTTTATCAGCACTTTAAATCAAAAGATGCTTTGTGTGTCGACTTCTTAAACAATAGACACGAATTTTGGTTTAAAGAACTATTTAAGTTTACTTCAAAAAGTAAAAATTCAAAAGACACAATACTCCTTTCTTTTGATTTTGTAGCTCATATGAATACAAAAGAGGATTTCAGGGGTTGTAGTTTTTTGAATATTCTATCAGAAATATCAAAAGAGCAAGAAACTATACTCCTAGTGATTCAATCTCATAAAAAAGAATTGAATAATTTTTTTCAGGAGTTAACAGATAACGAATTACTAGCTACCCATATTTACCTACTTTTTGAAAGTGCTATCATAGAAAGTCAACTCTTCAAATCAAATGAAATAGTATATAAATCAAAAAAAATAATACAAAACTTACTATAA
- a CDS encoding nuclear transport factor 2 family protein produces the protein MEQKHPLPPFTLETAKQKIQLAEDAWNSQNPEKIALAYTIDSEWRNRDTFVNGREEIINFLSKKWQNELNYKLKKEYWAHSENRIAVRFEYEYQNKEGKWFRAYGNENWEFDNNGQMKKRYASINDLEIEETDRYL, from the coding sequence ATGGAACAGAAACATCCACTCCCTCCTTTTACTCTTGAAACAGCTAAACAAAAAATTCAACTAGCAGAAGATGCTTGGAACTCTCAAAATCCTGAAAAAATTGCATTAGCTTACACTATAGATAGTGAATGGAGAAATAGAGACACTTTTGTAAATGGTAGAGAAGAAATTATTAACTTCTTGAGTAAAAAGTGGCAAAATGAGCTTAATTATAAACTAAAAAAAGAATATTGGGCTCACAGTGAAAATAGAATTGCTGTACGCTTTGAATATGAATATCAGAACAAAGAAGGCAAATGGTTTAGAGCTTATGGTAATGAAAACTGGGAGTTTGACAATAACGGACAAATGAAAAAAAGATATGCCAGTATTAATGACCTTGAAATAGAGGAAACTGATAGGTATCTTTAA
- a CDS encoding leucine-rich repeat domain-containing protein gives MKSLFLKYKIAYTTLALALFLFSSCSSDDETPDTGNDVYISIPDKHFEAILVEQKLDSDGSINQKISIEDAKKITRLNLNLDDSFGETSDLTGIEAFSNLTYLSAAGQKIKAINLSSNTKLDTLYLNANYLTTIDLSNNPNLLLADIHSNDLTTITGLEKAGKLKILNLSFNKLTHLNISNNSLEELTVTNNLLTSFKTEDTSKLKSVVLTSNKITSISIDDISPLETFLASDNQINAINIHSFINLKHLYITSNLLTNLDVSSNLKLEDLRVDRNPDLTCIKINADQTIPTVYKSDSQKLSDTCL, from the coding sequence ATGAAATCTTTATTTTTAAAATATAAAATTGCTTACACTACACTTGCCTTAGCTCTATTCCTTTTTTCCTCTTGTTCTAGTGACGATGAGACTCCTGATACTGGAAATGATGTTTATATTAGCATACCTGATAAACATTTTGAGGCAATATTAGTAGAACAAAAGTTAGATAGTGATGGTAGTATTAATCAAAAAATATCAATAGAAGATGCAAAAAAAATTACTCGTTTAAACTTAAACTTAGATGATAGTTTTGGTGAAACGAGTGACTTAACTGGTATTGAAGCTTTTTCAAACTTAACGTATTTATCTGCGGCTGGACAAAAGATTAAAGCTATTAACCTAAGTTCTAACACAAAGTTAGATACCTTATATTTAAACGCAAACTACTTAACTACTATTGATCTTAGTAATAATCCTAATCTTCTTTTAGCAGATATTCATTCTAACGACCTTACGACTATTACAGGCTTGGAAAAAGCTGGTAAGCTTAAAATATTAAATTTATCTTTTAATAAATTAACTCATTTAAATATATCTAATAATTCTTTAGAAGAATTGACGGTAACTAACAATTTACTAACTTCATTTAAAACAGAAGACACCTCAAAATTAAAAAGTGTTGTATTAACAAGTAATAAAATTACTTCTATTAGTATTGATGACATTAGCCCTTTAGAAACATTTTTAGCTTCAGACAATCAAATAAATGCTATTAATATTCATTCATTTATCAATTTAAAACATCTGTACATCACTAGTAATTTACTTACTAATTTAGATGTTAGTTCTAATTTGAAACTTGAAGATTTAAGAGTAGACAGAAATCCTGATTTAACTTGTATTAAAATTAATGCGGATCAAACAATACCAACTGTTTATAAATCTGATAGTCAAAAATTAAGTGACACTTGCTTATAA
- a CDS encoding aspartyl/asparaginyl beta-hydroxylase domain-containing protein: METVTTRTSNAFSDRIKLPLNFNTAKMLEEAKALQLDNFEYYDVIPLRSPAHLVDTSLPFPPPAEDYADGSWTDWLDTNALKKSPYLTSVIDFFKENTTVNLVRLLRLAPHSTVKEHTDPTLGLEVEKSVIRLTIPILNNESVTFYLNNTPVLMKPGECWYMRLTDPHKVINNGDEERINLTIDMIPNDWIRQLIRESEKNSK; the protein is encoded by the coding sequence ATGGAAACAGTTACTACTAGGACAAGTAATGCTTTTAGTGATCGTATTAAGCTACCTCTTAACTTTAATACCGCTAAAATGCTTGAAGAGGCTAAAGCTTTACAGCTAGATAATTTTGAATATTATGATGTAATTCCTTTACGGTCACCCGCACATTTAGTGGATACCTCATTACCTTTTCCGCCTCCTGCTGAAGATTATGCTGATGGTTCTTGGACAGATTGGCTAGATACTAATGCCTTAAAAAAGTCTCCGTATTTAACTAGTGTTATTGATTTTTTTAAAGAGAATACTACTGTTAATTTAGTTAGGTTACTTCGACTAGCACCACACTCAACAGTAAAGGAACACACAGATCCTACCTTAGGTTTGGAGGTTGAAAAATCAGTAATACGACTTACTATTCCTATTCTTAACAATGAAAGTGTAACTTTTTATTTGAATAACACTCCCGTACTCATGAAACCTGGGGAATGCTGGTATATGCGACTTACCGATCCTCATAAAGTTATTAATAATGGTGATGAGGAACGCATAAACCTTACTATTGATATGATTCCTAATGATTGGATTCGACAGCTTATTCGTGAAAGCGAAAAAAATTCTAAATAA
- the trxB gene encoding thioredoxin-disulfide reductase encodes MAEKIKCLIIGSGPAGYTAAIYAARADMKPVMYTGMQMGGQLTTTTEVDNFPGYPKGTDGTAMMEDLKSQAERFGTDVRFGMVTKVEFSNEEGGIHKVIVDESTEIEAQTVIISTGATAKYLGLESEQRLIGGGVSACATCDGFFYKGQDVVVVGAGDTAAEEATYLANICSKVTMLVRKDYMRASKAMQHRVNKTENITVMYNTEIDEVLGENVVEGVRAVNNETGEKTEIPVTGVFIAIGHKPNTELFKDVLDMDETGYLITKGKSTKTNLPGVFAAGDVQDKEYRQAVTAAGTGCMAALDAERYLGALE; translated from the coding sequence ATGGCAGAAAAAATTAAATGTTTGATTATTGGGTCTGGTCCAGCAGGTTACACAGCAGCAATATATGCAGCAAGGGCAGATATGAAACCAGTTATGTACACAGGAATGCAAATGGGAGGACAGTTAACAACCACTACAGAAGTTGATAATTTTCCAGGTTATCCAAAAGGTACTGATGGTACAGCAATGATGGAAGATTTAAAAAGTCAAGCAGAGCGTTTTGGAACAGATGTACGTTTTGGAATGGTAACTAAAGTAGAGTTTTCTAACGAAGAAGGAGGAATTCATAAAGTAATTGTCGATGAATCAACAGAAATAGAAGCTCAAACTGTTATTATTTCTACAGGAGCTACTGCTAAATATTTAGGTTTAGAAAGTGAGCAACGTTTAATTGGTGGTGGAGTTTCTGCTTGTGCTACTTGTGATGGGTTCTTTTATAAAGGACAAGATGTTGTTGTTGTTGGAGCAGGTGATACCGCAGCAGAAGAAGCAACCTATTTAGCTAACATTTGTAGTAAAGTTACGATGTTAGTTCGTAAAGATTATATGCGTGCTTCAAAGGCAATGCAACACCGCGTAAACAAAACAGAAAATATTACTGTTATGTATAACACTGAAATTGATGAGGTATTAGGTGAGAATGTTGTTGAAGGAGTTCGTGCTGTGAATAATGAAACAGGTGAAAAAACGGAGATTCCAGTAACAGGTGTATTTATTGCAATAGGGCACAAACCAAATACTGAATTGTTTAAAGATGTTTTAGACATGGATGAAACAGGTTATTTAATTACTAAAGGAAAATCTACTAAAACTAATTTACCAGGAGTTTTTGCTGCAGGTGATGTGCAAGACAAAGAATATCGTCAAGCTGTAACAGCTGCAGGTACAGGATGTATGGCGGCTTTAGATGCTGAACGTTACTTAGGAGCATTAGAATAA
- a CDS encoding AraC family transcriptional regulator: MKTIPVRHLKTSQKEPNLSGDFMIKNLQELLNGKDMVHELHRHDFFFFLVLKKGTGNHEIDFVNYDVTDHTIFIIRPGQVHELELRSNSEGFMIQFNTDFYYPFNKRMNSLLQKVSASNYYQLEEDLFSKINFLLTSIFSEYKDKTEAYKEVIKSNLHIFFIELLRLRNTNNKTPNTKDLYIQESLDKFLHLLETNITSIKQVSKYASMLNLSNYQLNTITKQTLGKTASELINEQIILESKRYLLASSNQINQIAYHLGYDDVSYFIRFFKKHTGYSPDAYRKN, encoded by the coding sequence ATGAAAACCATCCCTGTAAGACATTTAAAAACTTCTCAAAAAGAACCTAACCTATCTGGTGATTTTATGATTAAAAATCTTCAGGAACTTCTTAATGGAAAAGATATGGTTCACGAGCTTCATAGACATGATTTTTTCTTCTTTTTAGTATTGAAAAAAGGCACTGGAAATCACGAAATAGATTTTGTTAATTATGATGTTACAGATCATACTATTTTTATAATCCGACCTGGTCAAGTACACGAATTAGAACTAAGAAGTAATAGTGAGGGTTTTATGATTCAGTTTAATACTGATTTTTACTATCCTTTTAATAAAAGAATGAATTCTCTATTACAAAAAGTAAGCGCTTCAAATTATTATCAATTAGAGGAAGACCTTTTTTCAAAAATTAATTTTTTATTGACATCTATTTTTTCAGAATACAAGGATAAAACTGAAGCATATAAAGAAGTTATAAAATCTAATCTTCATATTTTTTTTATAGAATTACTGAGGCTAAGAAATACCAACAATAAAACTCCTAACACTAAAGATCTGTATATTCAAGAATCTCTTGATAAATTTTTACATTTATTAGAAACAAACATTACTAGTATAAAACAAGTTTCAAAATATGCTAGCATGTTAAATCTATCTAACTATCAATTAAACACTATAACAAAACAAACTTTAGGTAAAACAGCTTCAGAACTTATAAACGAGCAAATTATATTAGAATCCAAAAGGTATCTTTTAGCATCTTCCAATCAAATAAACCAAATAGCATATCACTTAGGTTATGATGATGTTTCTTATTTTATTAGATTTTTTAAAAAACATACAGGTTATTCTCCTGATGCATATAGAAAAAACTAA